The following is a genomic window from Aquificota bacterium.
GGGTCCATGGGTTCCAATGCCCAAGGTCCTCCACCAGTGTGCTGTCTGTATATAAGAAAAGGTCGCTTCTTGGTATTTCACCGCTTATATCTTTTACAAGGGCTACGTCTTTCCCTTTAAGGTAAACCTCTCCTTCTTCTTTTAACCTTTGTGGGTCAAGGCCCATATTTTGTAAAAAGGCATCCACATCCACCTTCTTAGAGAAAGCAGAAGAAAGCACCTCATAAGGGTTATATATGCCCTCCTCTGGCTCAAGGGTCTTAGGAGAATATACAAGATAGCCAAAGCCATGCCTGTAGTTTATAAAATCCCTTTCATAGAACATGGTGCTGGCAAAGAGAAGATGAGAGTAATGGGCTGTTATGTTGGGAAAGGCTTGAAAGCTAACCACAAACTTCTTTTCAAGGGCTTTTAAGTGTTCCTCTTTAAAATACCTAAAAAGGTTTCCAAAGACTACAAGGTTGTCAAACTCCTCCAGCCTTTCAAAAAACTCTTCAAGTCTTTTTGCTGGGAAGGGCATAAGATCACCCACAAAGCTGTAGTTAATACCATACTTGTTTCTCAATCTGGATACTATCCCAATTACTTTTTTCTCAAAGGGGGAATTAAGAAGATGGGCGCCGATCAAAACAAGAGAACCTCTGAGTAAAAACAGGCTTTTCTTTACAAACTCTATCCTCTCTTCCTTTTTCTCTGGGTCCAAAAGGGATTCTAAAAAGTCCATCATAAGGTCTGGCTTTAGAAGCCTTCTTTCTTTGGCCTTGGCGCATAGGGTCTCATACCTACTGGAAAGGCAGAAAAGGTAGGCGCCAGATTCTATGGCATCTACAAGCCAACGAGTTGCCATAACCTCCGAAAAGACAGGTTCTGCATCCACAGAAAGGATAAACTTTGAACCTTTCCATTGAGTAGGATGTAGGCTTGAAGGAACAAAATCCACCACTGGTGCATCAACGAACACATCCTCTGTTATATCCTTTGCAAGCAAATACTCTTCAATCCCTGCCTGCCTTCCAAGAAGAAAGGCCGTTTTCCCTTTTGAAAGCTTTTCTTTGAGTAGCTCTATGGCATGTGAAAGGTCTATGGATTTTAATTCCTCTCCATGTTTAAAAAAGATGCCTTTAAGCCTTATGGGATTTTTTGAAATCTCTTGTATGTAAGTGATACCCTTGGTGCAAAAGCTACCCACACCCCTTTTATCGGAAGGATGACCGTAAAGGTCTACTATTTTATTATCCCTTAGGTAAAGTATGTAGCCACAACCACAGCCACAGCCAGCGCACAAGCCTACTTTTTGAGTATCAAAATCCTTTGCAGTAAGCGGTAGCTTAGTAGGTTCAAGTTTCATAAGGAAAGAATTATACAACATGAGCCACGCTAAGTGGAAAATGTGCTTTTACTTGTGCAAAATGGCCTACCTGCCAATCTGTTTCTTTACACTGTCTAGCTTCTCCAATGTTAAAGGCTATGTACATGACTTACTACCACTGTATGTTAAAACCAGTGCCCGCTAACAGTAGCACTTTGTTTGATATGTAATAGATGTTTGACACAATTCCTATATCAAACTACTTGACATTTTCTATAAATGGCATATAATCAAAAACATGGATGAGTTAGCAAAAATTATGGCAAGGGGGCTTATAGCACTGCCAAGCGATGTGAGAAAAAGGCTTGGCTTAAAGGAGGGGGACCTTGTGAGGATTGAGGTCAAGGAAGACCACCTTGTAATAAAAAAGGAACAAAGAGTCTACGACCTAAAGGGTACCCTCCAGGAAAGAGAAGCTCAAGGCAAGAGCTTTGCGCAGATATTGGCTGAAGAGTTTGAAAAACAAAAGGGGAGGAAATAAAATGGCTGAACTAAAAGCTACAGATCCGTACAGCATAAAGCCTCCAGAGCCTAAAATACTCCCTAAAAATTATACGCAAGGTATAGACAACCTATCTTCCGAGGACTTTTTAAAGATCTACATGGAAACAATAAAGTATCAAGATCCTTTTCAACCACAGGACTTTTCAAAGATGCTAGAGGATATGACAAAGCTAAACCAGGTAAGATATATGAACGATATGAAGACTTTCATAGAGGGCCTAAAAGGATGGTTTAATCAGATAACCCTTCTTTCAAGCCTTAACCTTGTGGGTAAGGAGTTTGTTTTTTCTGCAGATAGGCTGGGTACTATGAATGGCGGGCAATATTACCTTATATCCTCTGAGGAAATAAAGGGTGCAACTCTTAAAATAATGGATGGTGATGAGGTGGTAAAAGAGATAAACATAGATATAAACAGGGGGCTAAATCCTATAGATATAAGCGACCTTCCAAGGGGGCAGTTTGATATAAAGCTTATTAAGAACGGGCTTCCTGTAGAGGGTGTGAACCTGGGGTATTTAGGCAAGGTAAAGTCAGTAAATGTTTTGGATGGTGAGCTTCTTTTTGAGCTTGAAAATGGAGAGCTTGTCTCTCCTTCAAGGCTAATATATGCAGGAGGGGTCTAACCATGATGAGAAGCTTTTTTAACGCAGTAACAGGGCTGAATGCTTACAGAACTTGGATGGACATAACTGCAGACAATATGGCTAACGTAAACACCATAGGTTTTAAGGGAGGCAGACCCATCTTTCAGGATGTGATCTCCTCTGTAACCATAGGTCTAAACACTGTAACCAATACAATGAAATCTACAACCTATGGTGCTGGTATTGTTGTTGATAGCACACAAAAGCTTTGGACCATAGGAAACTTTAAACAAACAGGAATAAATACAGACCTGGCTATTCAAGGAAGAGGGCTTTTTATAGTGAAAGACCCTATTTCTAACGCCTTTTACTACACAAGGGATGGCCAATTTAGGCTTAGCAGAGACGGCTTTATGGTTAACTCTGGTGGTCTTAAATTGCAAGGGTTTAAAGTGGATGAAAAGGGTAAAACTATTGGAACTGGCCTTGAAGATGTGCATGTGGTACCCCAACTTCCACCAAAGGCTACAGGGCAGATAAGATTTCTTGGACCCACAAACCTTAATGCAGATGCAGGTATTCCAGCGGTGGCTTTTGACCCCAACAATCCAGCAAGCTATAACTATAAATACACCGTGACCATATACGATAGCCTTGGCACACCCTATCAGGCCGATATATTCTTTAGGAAAACAGGTACGAATACATGGAATATATACATAAGGTCTGATATTGATCCAAATACTCCTGGATATGAACTTAGTGGTGATTGGACTAATGTGCAATTTGACCCTTCTGGTAGCCTTATTTATGATGGCACTGTGGTAACAAGGGAGCCTTCTCCAGATGGCAAAAGTTATTATTACTATCTTAATCCTAATCCCCCCTATTTAACTGTACCTGCCACAACGCCCAGCGGTGGTAGTTTCCCTATAGCTGGTGACTGGAGGATATACATGGGTGAATCTCTTCAATCTGCTACGGTGAACACGGGCGATCCTATTCCAAATTCATATGTAACTCAATACTCTGCAGACTTTACTGTTACGGCAGAGCAGAATGGTTATCAAAAAGGTGATCTTGTAGACGTTTATGTTCTTTCAGAAGACGGCGCAGTGGTGGGAGTCTATTCCAATGGAAAATCTCTTCCACTATATAGGGTTGCCGTGGCGGTCTTTTCTGACCCAGAGGAACTTATTAAAAAAGGTTCCAACCTTTACACTTCTATATCCACGCCTACCATAATGACCCCTGGCGGTGCAGAAAAGATAAGGTCTGGCATGCTTGAGATGTCCAACGTGGATATAGCTTCTGAGTTTATAAACTTAATATCTGCTCAGAGGGCCTATCAGGCTAATACAAGGGTAATAACATCTTCAAACACTGTGCTTGAGGATACTATAAACCTTGTTAGGTAATTTATAAGAGTGGGTTATGGGAGGGTATACGGGGGTGGGAGGGGGTTTAACTTTTTAGGGCTTCAAGAAGAAAAGCTATATCTTCTTCTTTGTATCTTAGGCTTGCTGTCAGTCTTAGCCTTGCCTTTCCTTTTGGAACGGTGGGATACCTTATGGCTTGAATAAAAACACCCTTTTCCAAAAGTCTGTCCCTTATCTCAATGGCTTTCGCTTCTTCATAGACCATTATGGGCAGTATGGGGGTGCCATAAAATGATATTTCGAAGCCTATTTCTTTTATCTGATTATAAAGCTTTTCGCTTAAGCTTTTGAGCCTTTCTATCCTCCATGGCTCCCTTTGGATTATCTCAAGGGCTTTTTTGGCCCCTGCGCAAACACATGGTGGAAGAGAAGTAGAGAATATAAGACTTCTTGCCTTGTTTATAAGGAACTTACACAGATTTTCAGAACCGCATACAAAGGCTCCATAGGATCCTAAAGCCTTTGAAAGGGTACCCATGATTATGATATAGTCTTTCCAATCTTCTTTGAAAAACTCCAACCCACCCCCGCCAGAATTTCCCAAAACACCAGTGGCGTGAGCTTCATCCAAGTAGAGCATACAATCATGAGCTTCAGAGAGCTTTTTCAAAGTAGGTATATGGGCTATATCACCGTCCATGCTAAAGACCGTATCACTTACAATCAAACACCTTCTGTAGTTCTTCCTATGGCTTTTTAGCAACTCTTCAAGATGTTCATAATCTCTGTGTTTGTATACTAAGACGGTGGCCTTGGATATTCTACACCCATCTATAATGCTGGCATGGTTTAGCTGGTCGCTAAGGATAAGGTCCTTTTCATCTACCAAGGCTTGGATTGTGCCAAGGTTGGCAAGATAGCCAGAGCCAAAGAGAACACAGCAAGGCACTTTTTTAAAAGAAGCAAGGCTTTCTTCCAAATCCTTATGATGCTTTGTATATCCGGAAACTAAAGCAGAGGCACCAGAACCCAAGCCGTAATCCTTTAAAATCCTTATGGCCTCTTCTACCACTTGCGGATGGTCCCTTAGGGCTAAATAGTCGTTGGAGCAGAAATCTTTTAACCCTTCCCTTAGAAGCCTCTTTCTTAATAAGTTTGATGATTCAATTTTTTCTAACTCCTTTTGAAGCCAGTCCATACACCTTAATTTTATGCAAATTACATAGAAAATGAAGGCCGGGCTTCTCTTGCCCGACCCTTTCAATCTTTTACTTTTCAGGCTCGCAGATGTATTCCATTTCCTGGGTGGGGATGGGGCGAACCTTGGGTTTTTTTGCTACCTTTTTAGCAGGTTTTGTAGGTGGTTT
Proteins encoded in this region:
- a CDS encoding dehydrogenase is translated as MKLEPTKLPLTAKDFDTQKVGLCAGCGCGCGYILYLRDNKIVDLYGHPSDKRGVGSFCTKGITYIQEISKNPIRLKGIFFKHGEELKSIDLSHAIELLKEKLSKGKTAFLLGRQAGIEEYLLAKDITEDVFVDAPVVDFVPSSLHPTQWKGSKFILSVDAEPVFSEVMATRWLVDAIESGAYLFCLSSRYETLCAKAKERRLLKPDLMMDFLESLLDPEKKEERIEFVKKSLFLLRGSLVLIGAHLLNSPFEKKVIGIVSRLRNKYGINYSFVGDLMPFPAKRLEEFFERLEEFDNLVVFGNLFRYFKEEHLKALEKKFVVSFQAFPNITAHYSHLLFASTMFYERDFINYRHGFGYLVYSPKTLEPEEGIYNPYEVLSSAFSKKVDVDAFLQNMGLDPQRLKEEGEVYLKGKDVALVKDISGEIPRSDLFLYTDSTLVEDLGHWNPWTHDMERFQRAYINPHTVKRLGLRHSIEIRGVSFELHTTENIAEGVIFIPSEYEEFQPFDPGYRVGAFAQRPYHRYEVLI
- a CDS encoding AbrB/MazE/SpoVT family DNA-binding domain-containing protein, translated to MDELAKIMARGLIALPSDVRKRLGLKEGDLVRIEVKEDHLVIKKEQRVYDLKGTLQEREAQGKSFAQILAEEFEKQKGRK
- a CDS encoding flagellar hook assembly protein FlgD codes for the protein MAELKATDPYSIKPPEPKILPKNYTQGIDNLSSEDFLKIYMETIKYQDPFQPQDFSKMLEDMTKLNQVRYMNDMKTFIEGLKGWFNQITLLSSLNLVGKEFVFSADRLGTMNGGQYYLISSEEIKGATLKIMDGDEVVKEINIDINRGLNPIDISDLPRGQFDIKLIKNGLPVEGVNLGYLGKVKSVNVLDGELLFELENGELVSPSRLIYAGGV
- a CDS encoding flagellar hook protein FlgE; this translates as MMRSFFNAVTGLNAYRTWMDITADNMANVNTIGFKGGRPIFQDVISSVTIGLNTVTNTMKSTTYGAGIVVDSTQKLWTIGNFKQTGINTDLAIQGRGLFIVKDPISNAFYYTRDGQFRLSRDGFMVNSGGLKLQGFKVDEKGKTIGTGLEDVHVVPQLPPKATGQIRFLGPTNLNADAGIPAVAFDPNNPASYNYKYTVTIYDSLGTPYQADIFFRKTGTNTWNIYIRSDIDPNTPGYELSGDWTNVQFDPSGSLIYDGTVVTREPSPDGKSYYYYLNPNPPYLTVPATTPSGGSFPIAGDWRIYMGESLQSATVNTGDPIPNSYVTQYSADFTVTAEQNGYQKGDLVDVYVLSEDGAVVGVYSNGKSLPLYRVAVAVFSDPEELIKKGSNLYTSISTPTIMTPGGAEKIRSGMLEMSNVDIASEFINLISAQRAYQANTRVITSSNTVLEDTINLVR
- the bioF gene encoding 8-amino-7-oxononanoate synthase: MDWLQKELEKIESSNLLRKRLLREGLKDFCSNDYLALRDHPQVVEEAIRILKDYGLGSGASALVSGYTKHHKDLEESLASFKKVPCCVLFGSGYLANLGTIQALVDEKDLILSDQLNHASIIDGCRISKATVLVYKHRDYEHLEELLKSHRKNYRRCLIVSDTVFSMDGDIAHIPTLKKLSEAHDCMLYLDEAHATGVLGNSGGGGLEFFKEDWKDYIIIMGTLSKALGSYGAFVCGSENLCKFLINKARSLIFSTSLPPCVCAGAKKALEIIQREPWRIERLKSLSEKLYNQIKEIGFEISFYGTPILPIMVYEEAKAIEIRDRLLEKGVFIQAIRYPTVPKGKARLRLTASLRYKEEDIAFLLEALKS